The sequence GGTTTATCTGCATGAACTTGTAGGCATCAACAGCCGACTTGACGAAATCAAGGCATGCGCGCTCCTTGAAAAATTTCCTTTTCTGGAGGGATGGAACAAGAAACGAGTTTCCCATGCCGCTTTTTACAACAAACAACTGAAGGGGCTTCCCCTCAAGCTTCCAAGGATGGATCCTCCCGGTTCGCACATCTTCCACCAGTATGTCATAAGGACGGAAAAACGGGACGCGCTACGGGAACACCTGCAGAAGAAAGGCGTGGCAACGGGCATATACTATCCGATGCCGCTCCATCTCCAACCCTGCTTCGCCAACCTGGGATACAAGAAGGGTGATTTTCCCATCGCTGAAGAAGCGTCGCTTACAAGCCTTGCGCTGCCTGTCTTTCCTGAATTGAAGACAGAGCAAAAGGAGTACGTGGTAGCCTCTATACGCGAATTCTTCGCCTGATACTTCTTCGCCTGATCCCAGGCCCGGCCTCACTTTACGGAGGCGTCGTTTGTAAACGGTGCCTTGTTGTGAATTTCTTAAAGGCTCTTAACTCTCAGAGATCCCTCACAGCCACGGCGTGCTGTTGCTAACTGGCAAAGATGCTTTATATTTCTCGAAAGAGGAAGAAAGGGGGGGGACATATGAGCGCCGACACTATTAAGATTCGAATCATGAAGGTTGCCGATTTCAACGCTGTGGTTCGTATTGACGAGAAGGTAATGAAAGTGCCCCGGACGGAGTATTATAAATTAAAGTTTGAAGAGCTTGTCCAATCCACGGACCGTCTACCCACATCACTTGTGGCCGAGCGAGAAGATGGAACGGTGGTAGGCTTTGTTATGGGAGCGCTCTTTATTGGAGAATATGGTATTTCCCGTGATGCAACGCTGGATACTATCGGTGTCGATCCTGACTACCAGGGCAGAGGCGTCGGTAAGCAATTGATGACAGATTTTATGGATCACTTGAGAGCCCTCGGCGCTCAAAAGGTAAACACCCTGGTGGACTCAAATGACGCAAAAATGTCGCATTTCTTTAAGAGTCACCAATTCGGGCCCTCTCAAACAATTAACCTGGAACGAAGCTTGCTCAGGTAAGGTATTGGTGATGGATCAGGAAGGACCCAGCTGGATTGTCACCATCCTGTCCAGCAACAGGTATTTTCGCGCCGCCTCATCCACGTCTTGCGTCGTCACGTTATTGATAAGGGCCGGCCAGCGCCTGTAGTGATCAGCTTTTAGCCCATACATAGTATCGAGGCACATGCTGGAGACGATGGCGCTGTTGGTCTGCATGCGCGCCCGCTGGTTCCCGGTAAGGTATTTGCGGGCGTTGGCAATCTCTTCTTCTGAAAAGCCCTGCTCACAAATCTCTTCTATTTCATGCACCACAACCCTTTTCACATCCTCGACGTGCTTCTGATCTGTTCCGATGTAAATGCCGAGAGCACCGGTTTCGTACGCCATCTGGTTGAAAAAGGTAACCGCGTACGCGTAAGGTCGCTCTTCCCTGAGCCTCTTGTGTATCCTTCCTCCCATGCGCGAAAGAGCTCCATTCATTACTTCAACGGGGTACCTGTCTGCGGAGACTACACCGGGGCCGAGGAACGCAAAGATCATGTGGGTCTGAAAAATCTCCCTGTTTACAAGATGTTCCTTGCGCGAAGCTTCGTGAAGAACCGCTTCCAACGTGTGCACTCCACCGCCCCATCGACTGAAGATTCTTCTGGCGCGTTCTTCTGTTTCCATCAGATCTATGTTCCCGGAAATTGCGAGCACGGCAGATCCGGGGCTTACGTATGTTTTGTAGAGCGTCGTAATCTCGTTGCGGGTAAGCCCAGTCACATCTTCGGCTGTGCCTGACACGTCCTTGCCGTAGGGGTGTCCCCCGTAGAGCACCTTGTGCATTTCCTTGAAAGCGACTGAAACAGGCTCGTCATCCTTTTGCCGTATTTCAGAGAGCACGTCCTCCTTGACTTTCCGGAGTTGCTGGCCGGACATCGCCGAATCCGTGATGAGATCTTTAAGCAGAGCGAGGGACTCTTTCAGGTCCTTTGAGAGGAATGTTCCGCACAGCGCAAAAATGTTTTTCCCTGCGATGGGGTCGATGGAGCCTGCCAGCACATCAATCTCGCGGGCTATAGCCTGGGCGTCTTTCTTGCCCGTGCCTTTGAGCAGCATCCTGGAAAGAACATTAAAGCATCCGTTCTTGCGGGCGGCTTCCTCTTTAAGGCCGCCGACAAATCCCATCATGTAAGAAACGCTCGCACTCGCAGCGTTCCGGTTGAGTACGCAGGTGAGCCCATTCTTCAGCTCAAACGTACGCGGGTTAAGCCTGCCTTCGTGGCGATTCAGCGTCATGCGTATACCTTCTAGCGCTTATTGCTGCCTGGCAACAAAACCACCAGGTTTCTCTCCACACCTGTCACATACTCGCTCAGCACGTGTTTGACGTCAGCCTTTGATACGCGGCCCAGTTCCTCCAGGTAGCGGTCCGGAAAATGTGCGCTACCCGTTATGGTGGCGTAGTATCCTATTTCCTGGGCCCGTCCCTGAACTGTCTCGGACGCATAGACGTGAGAGGCACGCACCAGGTTCTTAGCTTTCTCGAACTCCCACGTATCAATCGACCCTGTCGAGATCTTTTTCAATTCTGCGTCGATGCCTTTCAGAACCGGCTTCTCATCCGTCTCATTGAACGTGGCCATGATAATAAAGAGACCATCTTCTTTCGGCGTAAAGAGGTAGGTACCCGCGTTCGTAACAATCCCTTTCTTATGCTTCAGCGTAGCCTGGAGACGGGAACTGTCGCCATCCCCGAGAATCTTTGCGAGAATCTCCAACGCTGGTACATCCTTGTGCACGATCGGAGGAATAGGATAGGAAAGCGCAAGGTAGCTCTCCTGCACATCCTTCTCGATCCTGCGTGCCTTGCTTGTCCTTTCTCTTGTGGGCACACTTGAAGAGGCTTCTTGTCGCTGAGCAGAATGTTGCGCAGGCGATCCTTCAAAACTCTTTTCAAGCAACGCCTTGCCTTTTGTCCCGTCAAAATCGCCTGTAATGACGGCAACCACGTTATCGACGCTGTAATGGCTGGAAAAATAGGCCACGATGTCCGGTTTTTCTGTGTTGTTTACCGTTGTCTCGAAGCCTATAATGGGTCTTCCATAGGGACGTCCCTCGTAGCTCAACGAGAAGAGCTCCTTGAAGAGCTTGCGCTGCGGATGGTCCTCGCCCATCTTGATCTCTTCTATGATGACCCCTTTCTCTTTCGCAATCTCGTCAACAGGAAAACGAGGGGCTTTCACGGCACCGGCAAGCAACTCAAGACCCGTTTCGAAGGCCTCGGATGGCACCACTACGTGATAGACCGTGTTGTCGTAGGAGGTAAACGCATTAATGGAGCCGCCCAGCGCCTCTATCTTCGGCGCAACCTCGTAACCTTCGCCGTTACCGCTGCCTTTAAAAATAAGGTGCTCGATGAAATGGGTTATACCGGCTTCCCGTTCCGCCTCGTACTTGCTGCCCACTTTTACCCAGAACTGGATCGCGACAACGCCCGCACCTTTGCGATGTTCGAACAAGCACTTCAGGCCGTTATTGAGAGTAAATGCTTTCATAAAGTATCGCCCTTTCCTGATGCCCCTCCCGCGGTGGGGAGGAGGGGCATCAGGTGCCGGGATTATTGATATGTATCGAGGCGGGACGGCCTCTTAAAGGGCCTTTCTTCCTTCCTTGAACGCAGCAATGTTCAGCTCGTGGATCTTTTTCGGAAGGAGCGAGGTGAGTGCTTCAAGCCACGTTTCTTCCTTGAATTTGAAGAAATTGGAGAAGGCACCTACGAGCACAACGTTCGCCGCACGCACATCGCCGAGTTGGAGCGCGATGTCGTTCCCCTTGATGATGTGCACATTCTCCTTGAAGAATTTTTTAAAGGTCTGCTCGACATCCGCGGGATAGGCAGCCTGCCCGAGGTTGACCGCAGGCGGGAAGACTTGCTGGTCGTTGATGATTACTTTGCCGCCGTCCCTTACCCAGTTGATGTACCGCAAGGCCTCCAGCTGCTCGAAGGAGACGAGAAAGTCCACGTCGCCGTACTTGATGAGCGGTGAGTAGACCTTCTTGCCGAACCTGAAATGGGTCGTTACGTCTCCGCCCCTCTGAGCCATGCCATGGACTTCGCTCTTCTTGACGTCGAAGCCTGCCCCGAGAAAAACCTCTGTGAGGATATTACTGGCGAGTATGGTTCCTTGCCCGCCAACACCTGAGAGCAACACATTTGTGACTACGTTATTTGTCTTCATCGCGCACCTCCTCACGCTTGTCCCGGAACTATGGCTTCAAACTTACAGATCTGGTGGCAGAGGCCGCAACCAGGGCATACCGCCCTGTTGATCGACACAACGCCCTTACGCTTCTTGCCATCTACTGTCATAGAGTCGGCTTCAGAGACCTCTTTCCAGCTTATGGCCGGGCAACCGATCTCCAGACATGCCCTGCAGCCACGGCACTTTTCCACATCGATCTGATAGTAGGGGTATTCGAATTTCCGTTTTTCGCGTCTGTGGAGCATGCACGGGCCATTGGTCGTTACGATCACAGATGCTGCGTCCCTGTTCAGCTCCTCCCTGATTGTCTCCATCGTTGCGGCCACGTTGTAAGGATCAACCGTCCGCACGTGTTCCACACCAAGGGCTTTCGCAAGCACAGGGTAATCGACCATGTTGGCCGGTTCACCGCTGGCGGTGTAGCCTGTTCCCGGGTGTTCCTGGAGGCCTGTCATGCCGGTGATCCTGTTATCACAGATGATGGTGGTCGAGTATCCCTTGTTGTACACGGTGTCCATGAGCGGGCCAATGCCACCATGCAGGAAGGTTGAGTCGCCTATCACTGCGCAGACCTTCCCGAGACCCTCCTGGCCTAGAGCCTTGCCCGCACCAAAGGCTTCGCTGATACTGCCGCCCATACAGATACAGCTGTGAAGGGCCTGAAGAGGCGGTGCGGCGCCGAGCGTGTAGCACCCGATGTCACCAAAAACGAAGGTGCCAAGTTTTTTGAGCGAGTAGAAGAGTGCCCTGTGAGAACAACCCGGGCAGAGGTTCGGCGGCCTTCTGGGCAAATCTTCCGGTTTCACCCTGAGCTTCGGTGGCTTATAGGCTTTGCCCTTGAGTGATCTCTCGACGATCTCCGGCGTGAGCTCGAACATGGTCGGGATCATGTCCTTGCCGTGCCAAATTTTGTAGCCGAGCGCCTTGATCTCGGTTTCGAGGAATGGATCCAGCTCTTCCACGATGATCACCTTCTTCACTTTCTTGAAGAAATCGGCAATCATTTTCTTGGGAAGCGGCCAAACCATGCCGAGCTTCAGATACGAGTAGCTGGGGAATACTTCCTTGGTGTACATGTAGGCAGCGCCGGAGGTAATGACACCAACGTTCTTGTCGTTTATCTCCATCTTGTTGCCTTTGAATTTGTCCGCAAAGGCTTCAAGCTTCTTCATCCTCTCTTCGACGATCGGCCTTCTTACCCGAACATTGGCGGGAACCATAACATACTTTGGCGCCTGTTTCGGGTCGAGGCCTAGCGGCACCGGCGATTCTTTCCGCTCTCCCACGACAACCGGTGAATCAGCATGGCAGACCCTGGTCTCACCTCTGAGGAGAACGGGTGTATCAAATTTTTCGCTTACGTCGAAAGCAAGCTTCATAAAATCATGGCACTCCTGCGAATCACCCGGCTCAAACATGGGAACCCTTGCAAACCGTGCCCAGTTGCGGCTGTCCTGCTCATTC comes from Syntrophorhabdales bacterium and encodes:
- a CDS encoding GNAT family N-acetyltransferase yields the protein MSADTIKIRIMKVADFNAVVRIDEKVMKVPRTEYYKLKFEELVQSTDRLPTSLVAEREDGTVVGFVMGALFIGEYGISRDATLDTIGVDPDYQGRGVGKQLMTDFMDHLRALGAQKVNTLVDSNDAKMSHFFKSHQFGPSQTINLERSLLR
- a CDS encoding pitrilysin family protein, whose amino-acid sequence is MTLNRHEGRLNPRTFELKNGLTCVLNRNAASASVSYMMGFVGGLKEEAARKNGCFNVLSRMLLKGTGKKDAQAIAREIDVLAGSIDPIAGKNIFALCGTFLSKDLKESLALLKDLITDSAMSGQQLRKVKEDVLSEIRQKDDEPVSVAFKEMHKVLYGGHPYGKDVSGTAEDVTGLTRNEITTLYKTYVSPGSAVLAISGNIDLMETEERARRIFSRWGGGVHTLEAVLHEASRKEHLVNREIFQTHMIFAFLGPGVVSADRYPVEVMNGALSRMGGRIHKRLREERPYAYAVTFFNQMAYETGALGIYIGTDQKHVEDVKRVVVHEIEEICEQGFSEEEIANARKYLTGNQRARMQTNSAIVSSMCLDTMYGLKADHYRRWPALINNVTTQDVDEAARKYLLLDRMVTIQLGPS
- a CDS encoding pitrilysin family protein, with product MKAFTLNNGLKCLFEHRKGAGVVAIQFWVKVGSKYEAEREAGITHFIEHLIFKGSGNGEGYEVAPKIEALGGSINAFTSYDNTVYHVVVPSEAFETGLELLAGAVKAPRFPVDEIAKEKGVIIEEIKMGEDHPQRKLFKELFSLSYEGRPYGRPIIGFETTVNNTEKPDIVAYFSSHYSVDNVVAVITGDFDGTKGKALLEKSFEGSPAQHSAQRQEASSSVPTRERTSKARRIEKDVQESYLALSYPIPPIVHKDVPALEILAKILGDGDSSRLQATLKHKKGIVTNAGTYLFTPKEDGLFIIMATFNETDEKPVLKGIDAELKKISTGSIDTWEFEKAKNLVRASHVYASETVQGRAQEIGYYATITGSAHFPDRYLEELGRVSKADVKHVLSEYVTGVERNLVVLLPGSNKR
- a CDS encoding indolepyruvate oxidoreductase subunit beta; the encoded protein is MKTNNVVTNVLLSGVGGQGTILASNILTEVFLGAGFDVKKSEVHGMAQRGGDVTTHFRFGKKVYSPLIKYGDVDFLVSFEQLEALRYINWVRDGGKVIINDQQVFPPAVNLGQAAYPADVEQTFKKFFKENVHIIKGNDIALQLGDVRAANVVLVGAFSNFFKFKEETWLEALTSLLPKKIHELNIAAFKEGRKAL
- the iorA gene encoding indolepyruvate ferredoxin oxidoreductase subunit alpha: MKKVMQQGNEAIARGAWEAGVKVAAAYPGTPSSEILAEMTKYKEVYTEWSPNEKVAVEVAAGAATAGARSMASMKHVGLNVASDPFMTLAYTGIKGGLVIVVCDDPFVHSSQNEQDSRNWARFARVPMFEPGDSQECHDFMKLAFDVSEKFDTPVLLRGETRVCHADSPVVVGERKESPVPLGLDPKQAPKYVMVPANVRVRRPIVEERMKKLEAFADKFKGNKMEINDKNVGVITSGAAYMYTKEVFPSYSYLKLGMVWPLPKKMIADFFKKVKKVIIVEELDPFLETEIKALGYKIWHGKDMIPTMFELTPEIVERSLKGKAYKPPKLRVKPEDLPRRPPNLCPGCSHRALFYSLKKLGTFVFGDIGCYTLGAAPPLQALHSCICMGGSISEAFGAGKALGQEGLGKVCAVIGDSTFLHGGIGPLMDTVYNKGYSTTIICDNRITGMTGLQEHPGTGYTASGEPANMVDYPVLAKALGVEHVRTVDPYNVAATMETIREELNRDAASVIVTTNGPCMLHRREKRKFEYPYYQIDVEKCRGCRACLEIGCPAISWKEVSEADSMTVDGKKRKGVVSINRAVCPGCGLCHQICKFEAIVPGQA